The Pseudomonas sp. GD03919 region CCGATGCGCGCGGCGGCTTCGCGGAAGGTTTCATAATCCTGCGCTTCGTCGTGGTAGCCCGGCACCAGCGGCACGCCGGCAGCCTCCATCAGCGACTTGGCCGCCGACTTGCTGCCCATGGCCTCGATGGCCGAGGCGGGTGGGCCGAGGAAGATCAGCCCGGCTTGCTCGATGGCGCGGGCGAAGCCAGCGTTTTCCGAGAGAAAGCCATAGCCCGGGTGGATGGCCTGGGCGCCGCTGGCCTTGGCGGCGGCGATGATCTTGTCGATCAGCAGGTAGCTCTCGCCAGGCTTGGCGCCGCCGAGGTTCACCGCGACGTCGGCTTCGCGCACATGCCGCGCGTTGGCATCGATGGCGCTGTGTACGGCGACAGTGCGAATACCCATGGCCTTGGCCGTGCGCATCACGCGGCAGGCGATTTCGCCGCGATTGGCGACCAGCAGGGTGTCGATCATGGTCGTTGCTCCTGCCAGGACGGCTGGCGTTTTTCCAGGAACGCGCGCAGGCCTTCCTGGCCCTCGGCGCTGACGCGCAGACGGGCGATGGCGTTCTCGGTGTAGCGGCGCAGGGCCGGGGTCAGCTCGCCGCTGCCGACTTCGCGCAGCAAGTCCTTGCTGGCGCGCATGGCTTGCGGGCTGTTGTGCAGCAGGTTGGCGACCCAGGCTTCGACCTGGGCGTCCAGCTCAGCGGCCGGGAAGCACTCGGCGAGCAGGCCCAGTTCGCGGGCGCGCTTGCCATCGAAGCGCTCGGCGGTGAGCGCGTAGCGCTTGGCGGCGCGCTCGCCGATGGCCTGCACGACGAAGGGGCTGATCACCGCCGGAGCCAGGCCGATGCGTACTTCGGACAGGGAAAACAGCGCGTCTTCGGCGCCAATGGCCATGTCGCAGCAACTGGCCAGGCCCACCGCGCCGCCGAAGGCAGCGCCTTGCACCACGGCCAGGATGGGGATCTTCAGACCGTGCAGGTTGTACATCAGCTCGGCCAGTTCGCGGGCATCACTCAGGTTGGCGTTGTAGTCGAGGGTCGCGGCGTGCTGCATCCAGGCCAGGTCGGCGCCAGCGGAAAAGTGCTTGCCACGGCCACGCAGCAGGAGAAAGCGCAGGCTCTTGTCCTCGCCCACGGCGTCGAGGGCAAGAATCAGCTCGCGGATCATCTCGGCGTTGAAGGCGTTGTTTTTCTCGGGGCGGCTCAGCCACAGGGTGGCGAAGCCGCGCGGGTCTTTCTCAAGCTGTACGGTGGTGAAGTCGGTCATGGTGTCAGGCTCGAAGGGCTGGGTAGGAGCGGCTTCAGCCGCGATCAGCGTGCCAGGATTCGCGGCTGAAGCCGTTCCTACAGGGGGTCACATACGGAACACCCCGAAACGGGTCGGTTCGATCGGTGCGTTGAGGCTGGCGGACAGCGCCAGGGCCAGCACCTCGCGGGTCTGGGCCGGATCGATCACGCCGTCGTCCCACAGCCGCGCGCTGGAGTAGTAGGCATGCGCCTGCTTCTCGTACTGCTCGACGATGGGGTGCTTGAGGCGCTGTTCGTCCTCGTCGGAATAATGCTGACCGGCGCGCTCGGCCTGCTCGCGCTTGACCTGCACCAGTACGCCGGCGGCCTGCTGCGCACCCATCACGCCAATTCGTGCGTTGGGCCACATCCACAAAAAACGTGGGTCGTAGGCACGGCCGCACATGCCGTAGTTACCGGCGCCGAAGCTGCCGCCGATGATCACGGTGAACTTCGGCACCTGGGCGCAGGCCACGGCGGTGACCAGCTTGGCGCCGTGCTTGGCGATGCCGCCTTCCTCGTACTTTTTGCCGACCATAAAGCCGGTGATGTTCTGCAGGAACAGCAGCGGAATGCCGCGCTGGCAGGCCAGTTCGACGAAGTGCGCGCCTTTCTGCGCCGATTCCGCAAACAAGATGCCGTTATTCGCCAGGATCGCCACCGGATAGCCATTGATGCGGGCGAAGCCGCATACCAGGGTGGTGCCGAACAGCGCCTTGAATTCATCCAGCTGCGAGTCGTCGACGATACGTGCGATTACCTCGCGTACATCGAAGGGCTGCTTGGCGTCAGCCGGGATCACCCCGTACAGCTCCTCGGCGGGGTAGCGCGGGGCGATTGGCGTGCGGTTATCAAGTTGGCCGAGCTTGCGCCAGTTCAAATTGGCGATGCAGCGGCGGGCCAGGGCCAGAGCGTGTTCGTCATCCTCGGCATAGTGGTCGGCTACGCCGCTGGTCTTGCAGTGCACGTCGGCGCCGCCCAGTTCTTCGGCGCTCACCACTTCGCCGGTGGCGGCCTTTACCAGCGGCGGGCCGGCGAGGAAGATGGTCGCCTGTTCGCGCACCATGATGGTCTCGTCGCTCATCGCCGGCACATAGGCGCCGCCCGCGGTGCAGGAGCCCATCACCACGGCGATCTGCGGGATGCCCATGGCGCTCATATTGGCCTGGTTGAAGAAGATCCGCCCGAAGTGCTCGCGGTCCGGGAACACCTCGTCCTGGCGCGGCAGATTGGCGCCGCCGGAGTCCACCAGGTAGATGCACGGCAGGCGATTCTCGCGGGCGATGGCCTGGGCGCGCAGATGCTTCTTCACCGTCAGCGGGTAGTAGCTGCCGCCTTTTACCGTGGCGTCGTTGGCCACGATCATGCACTCGACGCCTTCGACGCGGCCGATACCGGCGATCACTCCGGCGGCGGGCACTTCCTCGCCGTAGACTTCATGAGCGGCGAGCTGGCCGATTTCGAGAAAGGGCGAGCCGGCATCGAGCAGGCGGTTGATGCGTTCGCGCGGCAGCAACTTGCCCCGCGAGGTGTGGCGCTCCTGCGCCTTGGCGCCGCCGCCTTCATGGATGCGGGCGAGCAGGGCGCGCAGTTCGTCCACCTGGGTGAGCATGGCCGCCTGGTTGGTGGCGAACTCTGGTGAGCGTGTGTTGATCTGGGTATGCAGGATGGCCATCGGTGGCGCTCCGATTTTGATTTGATCGCTCCCACGCTCTGGCGTGGGAGTTCCGCCAGGGACGCTCTGCGTCCCCAGAACGGACGCTGAGCGTCCGGTTTCAGGTTCCCACGCAGAGCGTGGGAACCATCACAGATGCCTTACTTGGTCTCATTGAACAGCTCGCGACCGATCAGCATGCGGCGGATTTCGCTGGTGCCGGCGCCGATTTCGTAGAGCTTGGCGTCGCGCAGCAGACGCCCGGCCGGGTATTCGTTGGTGTAGCCGTTGCCACCCAGCAGTTGAATGGTGTCCAGCGCCATTTTTGTGGCCATCTCGGCGGTATAGAGGATCACGGCGGCGGCGTCCTTGCGCGATTCCTCGCCGCGGTCGCAGGCCTTGGCGACGTTATACAGATAGGACTTGGAGGCGTTCATGCCGGCGTACATGTCGGCGAGCTTGCCCTGCACCAGCTGGAATTCGCCGATGGACTGCTTGAACTGCTGGCGCTCGTGCACGTAGGGCAGCACCACGTCCATGCAGGCGCTCATGATCCCGGTGGGGCCGCCGGAAAGCACGGTGCGCTCGTAGTCCAGACCGCTCATCAGCACGCGCACGCCACCGCCCTCGACACCCAAGATGTTCTCTTCCGGCACTTCGCAGTCCTCGAACACCAGTTCGCAGGTGTTGGAACCGCGCATGCCCAGCTTGTCCAGCTTCTGGTGGCGGGAGAAACCCTTGAAGTCGCGCTCGACGATAAAGGCGGTCATGCCGCGTGAGCCGGCGTTGATGTCGGTCTTGGCGTAGATCACGTAGGTGTGGGCGTCCGGGCCGTTGGTGATCCACATCTTGTTGCCGTTGAGGATGTAGCGGTCGCCGCGTTTTTCTGCGCGCAGCTTCATCGACACCACGTCGGAGCCGGCATTGGGTTCGCTCATGGCCAGGGCGCCGATATGCTCGCCGGAGCACAGCTTGGGCAGGTACTTCTGCTTCTGTGCCTCACTGCCGTTCTTGTGGATCTGGTTGACGCAGAGGTTGGAGTGGGCGCCGTAGGACAGGCCCACGGAGGCCGAGGCGCGGCTGATCTCCTCCATGGCCAGCACATGCGCCAGGTAGCCCATGTCGGTGCCGCCGTACTCTTCCTTGACCGTCATGCCGAGCAGGCCCATGTCACCGAACTTGCGCCACATGTCCATGGGGAATTCGTTGTCACGGTCGATCTGCGCGGCGCGCGGCGCCAGCTCGGCTTGGGCGAACTGATGTACCGAATCGCGCTGCATGTCGAGGGTTTCGCCGAGGCCGAAGTTGAGGGTGGGGTAGCTCATGGGGCCACCTGCGATTGTTCTTGTAGTGGGGCGATTAGGCGGTCGTTTCAGCCAGGGCAGCCAGGCAGCGCTCCTCGGCGGTATCCAGCTCCAGTTGCATCTGCTGGATATCCAGCAACTGCTGTTCAAGCTGCAGGCGGCGTTCGGCGATCTTGCCCATGAAAGTCTTCAACTGCCTGCGGCTGCCGGTTTCCGGGTCATACAGCTCGATCAGCTCGCGGCATTCGGCCAGCGAAAAGCCGATGCGCTTGCCACGCAGGATGAGTTTCAGCGTCACCTTGTCCTTGGCGCTGTAGATACGCTCCTGACCGCGCCGCTCCGGCGCGAGCATGCCTTGCTCCTCGTAGAAGCGTATGGCGCGCGTGGTGATGTCCAGTTCGCGGGCCAGATCGGAGATGGAGTAGGTGATGGACATGGTCATTGCTCCTTTACCTTTACGTTAACGTAAACCTGTGCAAATCTGCCTGTCAATCTCACCCCACAACAATCCCAGAGGCTGAGCATGCGTATCGACGAATCGACATTCCTGATCAGTGGCGGCGCCTCCGGCCTGGGGCTGGCCACGGCCCGTGAACTGGTCGGGCAGGGTGGCCAGGTGGTGCTGCTGGATATCAACGCCGAGGCGGGGCAGCAGGCCATTACCGAACTGGGCGACGCTGCACGCTTCGTGCGCGCCGATATCACTCGCGAAGAAGATGGCCGCGTAGCGGTGGCGCAGGCGCTGGAGGCCTTCGGGGCGCTGCATGGATTGGTCAACTGCGCCGGTATCGCACCAGCCGAAAAGGTGCTGGGGCGCAACGGCGCGCATGGTCTGGACAGCTTCCGGCGTACCGTCGAGGTCAACCTGATCGGTAGCTTCAACCTGCTGCGTCTCGCCGCCGAGGCCATGGCGTAGAACACGCCGAACGCTGGGGGCGAGCGCGGGGTCATCATCAATACCGCCTCGGTGGCGGCGTTCGACGGGCAGATGGGCCAGGCGGCCTATGCTGCGTCAAAGGGCGGAGTGGCGGCGCTTACATTGCCTGCAGCGCGTGATCTGGCCCGTTCCGGCATCCGCGTGATGTGCATCGCCCCTGGTGTGTTCGAGACGCCGATGATGGCCGGCATGCCGCAGGAGG contains the following coding sequences:
- a CDS encoding isovaleryl-CoA dehydrogenase, encoding MSYPTLNFGLGETLDMQRDSVHQFAQAELAPRAAQIDRDNEFPMDMWRKFGDMGLLGMTVKEEYGGTDMGYLAHVLAMEEISRASASVGLSYGAHSNLCVNQIHKNGSEAQKQKYLPKLCSGEHIGALAMSEPNAGSDVVSMKLRAEKRGDRYILNGNKMWITNGPDAHTYVIYAKTDINAGSRGMTAFIVERDFKGFSRHQKLDKLGMRGSNTCELVFEDCEVPEENILGVEGGGVRVLMSGLDYERTVLSGGPTGIMSACMDVVLPYVHERQQFKQSIGEFQLVQGKLADMYAGMNASKSYLYNVAKACDRGEESRKDAAAVILYTAEMATKMALDTIQLLGGNGYTNEYPAGRLLRDAKLYEIGAGTSEIRRMLIGRELFNETK
- a CDS encoding carboxyl transferase domain-containing protein — protein: MAILHTQINTRSPEFATNQAAMLTQVDELRALLARIHEGGGAKAQERHTSRGKLLPRERINRLLDAGSPFLEIGQLAAHEVYGEEVPAAGVIAGIGRVEGVECMIVANDATVKGGSYYPLTVKKHLRAQAIARENRLPCIYLVDSGGANLPRQDEVFPDREHFGRIFFNQANMSAMGIPQIAVVMGSCTAGGAYVPAMSDETIMVREQATIFLAGPPLVKAATGEVVSAEELGGADVHCKTSGVADHYAEDDEHALALARRCIANLNWRKLGQLDNRTPIAPRYPAEELYGVIPADAKQPFDVREVIARIVDDSQLDEFKALFGTTLVCGFARINGYPVAILANNGILFAESAQKGAHFVELACQRGIPLLFLQNITGFMVGKKYEEGGIAKHGAKLVTAVACAQVPKFTVIIGGSFGAGNYGMCGRAYDPRFLWMWPNARIGVMGAQQAAGVLVQVKREQAERAGQHYSDEDEQRLKHPIVEQYEKQAHAYYSSARLWDDGVIDPAQTREVLALALSASLNAPIEPTRFGVFRM
- a CDS encoding gamma-carboxygeranoyl-CoA hydratase; amino-acid sequence: MTDFTTVQLEKDPRGFATLWLSRPEKNNAFNAEMIRELILALDAVGEDKSLRFLLLRGRGKHFSAGADLAWMQHAATLDYNANLSDARELAELMYNLHGLKIPILAVVQGAAFGGAVGLASCCDMAIGAEDALFSLSEVRIGLAPAVISPFVVQAIGERAAKRYALTAERFDGKRARELGLLAECFPAAELDAQVEAWVANLLHNSPQAMRASKDLLREVGSGELTPALRRYTENAIARLRVSAEGQEGLRAFLEKRQPSWQEQRP
- a CDS encoding MerR family transcriptional regulator, coding for MSITYSISDLARELDITTRAIRFYEEQGMLAPERRGQERIYSAKDKVTLKLILRGKRIGFSLAECRELIELYDPETGSRRQLKTFMGKIAERRLQLEQQLLDIQQMQLELDTAEERCLAALAETTA